Genomic window (Salvelinus alpinus chromosome 13, SLU_Salpinus.1, whole genome shotgun sequence):
GCACCTATAGAGACACTAGTTGCTGATTGTCTGATATTCAAATTACAAGGCAAATAATAATTCAAATGGTGTAAAATGTTGTGTTTTAGTACGAAGGGGAACCCAACGAAACGGACTGGAGGATCTCTTCCTGTGAGGAATTGTGCTGGCATATTTGGTGTAGTACTAGACCaacacatacagacaccactGTGACACCAGCAACAGGTCACATTCAGTAGTCAAAACGTTCTGGAACCTAGCAGATAGAAATAAAACGTTCTGGAACCTAGCAGATAAAAATAAAACGTTCTGGAACCTAGCAGATAGAAATAAAACGTTCTGGAACCTAGCAGATAAAAATAGAGCTGACACAATGCCTTgttctacatgtcagagaggcGTGTTTGTTCTACATGCTGTTTTTCTATCTGAACGTTGAACAACGTCCTGCTGAACGCACCCCCAGGCCATGTTAGTCACGTGTTGACCTATTAATAGAGTGGTTCATATGAAACAATAGTTTGCTGTGCAGCCGTAATAGAAACCATGTCAATACATTCTGAGATACATAGCACCTTCAGGATCTGTTGATTTTAAAACAATAGCCAGTTCACAGTATAAAACATTCTACAGAGACTTTGTAGTAGGACAGCCTCAATACGTAGCCATTCTGACAGTAACAACAAAGACTGACCATCTGCTGTGATTTGTATCAACAATGTTATACCCCATGTTCAAATTCAAATATAGATTAATTTGTGTAGACTCATAACATCCTAATTAAGGGAtagttctgttttttgttttgttttgttttttactgtTAACATCAGCATAAAATTCATACTGTATTAGTTCATTGAGAAAAGACACTGCAAACAATAGAGATTGGATTAACAGGAATCATGTTCTTAGGTGAATTACAGTTCTGTGGAGGAAATTCAGTGGAAAATAATATGTTCACTTTCTCATGTCAAACAATAACTACTCTAGTGTACCTGTACACCCGTAGTTCTTCATCACATGATGTATAAGCTATACCTATATCACATACACTGAGAATAACAACAAaagattaagaacacctgctctttccattacctagactgaccaggtgaatccaggtgaaagctatgattccttattggtGTCACTTGTTAAACCTACTtgaaatcagtgtagatgaatgggaggagacaggttaaagaaggattttaaagtcttgagacaattgagacatggattgtgtatgtgtgccattcagagggtgaatgggcaagacaaagtgcctttgaacgcggtatggtagtaggtgccaggcacaccggtttgtatcaagaactgcaacgctgctgagtttttcacactcaacagtttccccgtgtgtatcaagaatggtccaccacctaaagggcatccagacaacttgacacgactgtcggaagcattgaagtcaacatgggccagcatccccgtggaatgctttcgacaccttgtagagtccatgccccgatgaattgaggctgttctgagggcaaaagggaggggggcaactcaatattaggaaggtgttccttatgttttgtccactcagtgtagtgTATAAGCTATACTCTATATTACAAAGAAATCCGGTTTGGATAGAAACATGCACACTGAGGCACATGCCAGTAATAGTACATCTGTACACTCAACCAGGGAAACGGTACAAACAACCCCTCTATTTGACAGCACTTAGGACATGCAGCCTTTTATTTCTCCAACAAGCCATGACGAAAAGTAGGACTTTACTCGTTGGTCTCCTTTTCCTTGCACGAGGGTTCGCAGAGGCTTCCTTTGTTCATCATAGTGTAGGGGAATGCTGCGGCGCTACACGTACCATAGCCTAGTTTGTTGAGGCGAGACAGGGTCTTGATACTGCCAGGGGGCCTACCAGGGCTGACCTTATATCCCGCTGCCTTGGTCGTTCCCAGGGGTCTCCCTGGGCTGGTCTTGAACCCGGCTGCCTTGGTGGTTCCTAGAGGCCTCCCTGTGCTGGTCCTGTAACCTGCTGATTTAGTGGTCCCCGAAGGTCTTCCTCTCCTTCCAGACCTCCCCGGGTTTTTCTTTTTCTTGGAGTCTTCTGGCTTTTCATTGT
Coding sequences:
- the LOC139537893 gene encoding UPF0461 protein C5orf24 homolog; its protein translation is MMRQVTNNNDYCMSGRPSCLAEDGRHPTSHFDLCTAQSNKFYQAPPPPPLQMTLPPLPLPPQNTLKPMPCQRQNGLSEPQAVGITNNEKPEDSKKKKNPGRSGRRGRPSGTTKSAGYRTSTGRPLGTTKAAGFKTSPGRPLGTTKAAGYKVSPGRPPGSIKTLSRLNKLGYGTCSAAAFPYTMMNKGSLCEPSCKEKETNE